From Leifsonia sp. fls2-241-R2A-40a, one genomic window encodes:
- the lipB gene encoding lipoyl(octanoyl) transferase LipB codes for MTTYDVTGLSANSVPYLEALQQQRALHAAVVAGRAPDTVILLEHSPVYTAGKRTDPSERPTDGTPVVDVDRGGKITWHGPGQLVGYPILRLHDPIDVVGYVRALERVLIDVLARLDVHGEQIEGRSGVWMRPANNPGATRDEKIAAIGIRVAEGVTMHGFALNCSNSLDAYERIVACGIRDAGVTTISRVLGRTVTPQDVAPLVMEAFDLEFTSAEAVA; via the coding sequence GTGACCACGTATGACGTCACGGGGCTAAGCGCCAACTCCGTGCCGTATCTCGAGGCCCTTCAGCAGCAGCGTGCCCTGCACGCCGCTGTCGTCGCAGGCCGGGCGCCCGATACCGTCATCCTCCTCGAGCACTCGCCCGTGTACACCGCGGGCAAGCGCACCGACCCGAGCGAGCGTCCGACCGACGGGACTCCCGTCGTCGACGTCGACCGGGGCGGCAAGATCACCTGGCACGGGCCGGGGCAGCTCGTCGGGTACCCGATCCTCCGCCTCCACGACCCCATCGATGTCGTCGGATACGTGCGCGCTCTCGAACGGGTCCTCATCGACGTCCTCGCACGGCTCGACGTCCACGGCGAGCAGATCGAGGGCCGATCCGGCGTGTGGATGCGCCCAGCCAACAACCCCGGCGCCACCCGCGACGAGAAGATCGCCGCCATCGGCATCCGGGTCGCGGAGGGCGTCACCATGCACGGCTTCGCGCTGAACTGCTCCAACAGTCTCGACGCCTACGAGCGCATCGTCGCCTGCGGCATCCGCGACGCCGGCGTCACCACGATCTCGCGGGTGCTCGGCCGCACCGTCACGCCGCAGGACGTCGCCCCGCTCGTCATGGAGGCCTTCGACCTGGAGTTCACCTCCGCCGAGGCCGTCGCGTGA